attgagagatctcgcttggcatactcgtatagtatcgccttataaatgtagtgcgggcccgaagtggtgtatggtggacggatgggaagtaagtggtgtactacggatatgaaaatatcaatccggttgacggagagtcatcacggaAAGATATATAAACGGTATCGGCAAATGTGGAACTTACCTCCTGAGAGcttctatatccttgaattgtttgtgGTTACAGTTTATTGgtgttattaattacttgcaagatAATACCTGAATTGTTATTGGGCTTGTTATCTGAACTATGTggttgcatgtgtgttcttggcctcacgagcgttttgctcaccctgtagatttgttttccttaacaggttgaaTTCGGAGGTAAAATGGAGCAGActcttgatgtacttttgttttagggttgctaaTACTTTTGTTTATGCCTTCGGctttggattgtacttttggtatgGAAATGTAACCTTTGGAcgaattgtattttgtgtactGACGTGTGGTTTGGAGAATGGTTGACTATTATTAAGTTTAAACGTTTCCTCATTTATTGTATCTAAGTTTCGGTTTGTATTGTGTGGTCCGACTAtaagttgaatggaattgcttgagtcctggcgagagctaggcaggcgtcccgcggataccctttggttcgccttagggagaagtgggggcgtcacatataCAAGGGACAAACAGAGGAGACATGGATCTTTAACTGACTAGACAAAGAGTCTCAGAAACAGGAAGTATCTTCTCAAACAAATTTGGCCAGATCTCAAATCAATACCAGCAGAAAGATGATGTTCGAAATGTTTGGGCAAAATCGATACATTCAGCCTTTATATTCCCTAAAGAAGAGGATTGACCATCCCTCCACTCAAGCAAAAGAGATAGGAAGGGGACAGGCTACCAAACAAGAAATTTAGGCAGAATCTTTATCAACAAAATTGGTCATTCATGAAGTTGAGATCGAAATTGATCAAGGAGCAGCCTACAAGCATGCAAAGGATATTCTTTCAATCTATTCAACATCTGGAAAAGATCTATTTAAAATCTTTATCCAATTTATCCCAGAAACTgctcatacttttttttttttacgaaacGATAGGAATATATATATCACTTGAGCCAAAAGTATTTACACCCTAGCAAAGGCTCGAAACATACACTGTGCATCTAGCACAATAGACTGGGATTAACCCATTCTACATCTTGATAACTGCTCAAAGCTTGAGCATAGAAATAAACACTAAGATCATTACTATTGTCTATGTCTAGGTAAAAGGAGCATTTGTAAAACATGGAGCTCAGCTCACGAATATCTTGTATCACAGTTGCTATTCTTCCAGCCATTGGTTTTGTTCGCTGGATTTGCTGAAGCAAACTTTTGTCAGGAACTCCTATGTTAATCAGTCGCCAACCTTGTTCTGCTGCCTTAATTTGGGCAAGTTTGACACCTTCAACCAAGTGTTGGAGATGGTTGTCCACTGCCCTTTCTCTCATAGACCAAGCCATTAGTTCCCGTTGTCTTCCATCACACGCTACAATACCATACCCAACAACTTTGTCCTCTTTGCTCCATTGCACTGCAATTCGCATACTAGTTCCTAGGGCTATGGAGTGCTCTTGCTGCTCTTCCTCCTGTTCCCTGTGTTGCTAAGCTACTACTGGTTTCCCAATGCTCCATTTCCTAGCTTTCCCTGCTGCATTTTCAAACTCACACCATGCATTGCATGCTTTGTTTACAACTGTAGTTGGATCCGTACCTTTGTTGCTGAAAACCTTGTTGTTCCTACTTTTCCAAATCTGCCACAAGATATATGTCGTGAGGCCTATATGAGCTTTCCCTTGAACCCTACTTCTAGTTTCAGAAACTGCTGCCCACCAATCTTTGAATTTATCCGACTTGTGTTCGATACCATCCCAGTGGATAGGAGCTAGTTTCCAGATGTCCTTAACTTTGCTACATTTAAGTAACATATGTTCCAGTGTTTCCACTTCTTCTCCACACATTGTGCATGTAGGGTCTCCAACTTTGATTCTTCTCCAAATCAGTTCCTTGACTGGTACTGCATCCGAGAGACCTTTCCATATAAACATCTTGACTTTGTGGCTGATGTTTAAGCTCTAGAGTACCTTCCACACTTGCTGGCTTAGTGAACTACGGCTCGATTCTGCTCCCTCACTTTCTTTCCTAGTCTCTTCCTTCCTCCTATTCCTTGCCATTTTGTATCCTGACTGTACAGTGTACTCCCCATTTGGGTTCCCTATCCAGAAAGTATTATTGTCTCTTCCCGTAATGCTGATaggaattttcaaaatattatcTGCATCCTCTTTGCAAAAGGTCTTGAAGATGAGAGGTTTATTCCACCTGTAATGACTAATCAGGTCAGCAACTTTGTTAAGCATGCATTCTTGTGGTTTGGTAGTGACTGGTTTCCCTTTGGAATTGTTTGGAATCCATTGGTCATTCCAAATACTGGTTTTCTTCCCATTTCCTATTCATCTTCTCAATCCCCACCAAAGGGTCTCTCTGCTGCTCATTATGCTTTGCCAGAACCATGATGCATTCTTAGGAACTATGCACTCCTAGATGCAGCTCTTAGGAAAATACTTTGCCTTTAGCACCTTGCTAGATAACAGGTTTGGATTTCTGATGATTCTCCAAATCTGTTTGGCTAGCAAGGCTCTATTAAATTTTTGTAGATCCTTAAAGCCGAGGCctccttttttcttctccttggtcATCTTCTCCCATGCCACCCAATGTATTTTGTTCTTGCTATCTTGCTCTCCCCACCAGAATTTTGAGAGTAGAGAGTAGATATCTTTACATAACCTGCATGGCAATTTGAAACAAGACATAGTGTAAGTAGGCATAGCCATTGAGACTGCTTTGATCAAGATTTCTTTCCCAGCTGAGCTTAGCAATTTGGATTTCCAACTTTGCATTCTGTGTTCAATGTTGTTCTTCATGAATCCGAATATTTGCTTCTTTGTTTTGGTGATCACCATTGGGAGTCCCAAGTATTTCCCTTGGGATACCTGTTGAATTCCTTCCAGCTTGCTGCATACTTCCTCCCTTGTTCCAGAAACTCATACAAATATCTATTTATTAAACTTACTTTTCAAATCTCCAGACCAATCAGAAAACCAAAAAGCTAGGATTGGACAATCCTTCCTTATcccatttaaaaataaaaaaaaccacCTTGATTAATACCATATCAAACGTCCAAGGGTCTTCTACCCTAGACAAACCATATTCAAACCATTTCTTACAAAATTACACTCCTAATCAAGAAAAAATCCAAAGTTTATACCATCTTCAAATAATCAATTCTGATATTTTTAGAATAAGATCCAATATCCTTCTACATTTATACAAAATAGACAGTATCTTTGGATAGAACATAGATGGAAACAATATTCTTACAATATCTCAACAGATGACAACCACCGGTTACAATCAGCAAGTTGCTCATATCCTATTCATAAGATTTATTAAGCAATTCCAAAAATGGTGGGAAGAACATCTCATCATAGAAGACAAAGAAATTATTCACAACATCCTCATCGCACCTGAATTATAAGACAGGAACATCCTCCCAAAAATAGTGGTATTCAATATTATATCTATCCTAGATATATCCACATCTAATGATTCAGAGCTATTCCCAAACTCCAGTGGATATCAACATATATTCTTAACAAAGCCAGACAAAACCAAGGTTCATGGGAAAGATTTCCTCATAGGCTTTCTCAAATCTCAACACAAGAAGATTAAGCCTTGGGAGGAAACAGTTTATGGACAAAACCACCAACCAGGCTGGTTTCCCAAAAACCCTGCAGAAGAACCAGCCCGTGATGGACCCCTTTACAAACAGTTTGGGCTATCTAGCTACCATACAAAACCCAATAAATAGCCCGAAACTATAGAAAGTCTAGAAAATCCTTTCTCTCCTACAAAACAACCAGTCTCATCCGCCTTCAAAACCCATAAAGCTAAACATATAGCCCAGTAttccaaaaccaaacaaaaatctAATATCTTAGAACTAGTAGGACAGATCAAAATCCAAATGCCAAATCTTCGGATCGAATCAAAACAAGAAATTACTATGGTGAAAGTTAATTATTTACCACAATGATTAACTAACCATG
This region of Coffea arabica cultivar ET-39 chromosome 3c, Coffea Arabica ET-39 HiFi, whole genome shotgun sequence genomic DNA includes:
- the LOC113735972 gene encoding uncharacterized protein, whose protein sequence is MFIWKGLSDAVPVKELIWRRIKVGDPTCTMCGEEVETLEHMLLKCSKVKDIWKLAPIHWDGIEHKSDKFKDWWAAVSETRSRVQGKAHIGLTTYILWQIWKSRNNKVFSNKGTDPTTVVNKACNAWCEFENAAGKARKWSIGKPVVA